A part of Bubalus bubalis isolate 160015118507 breed Murrah chromosome 6, NDDB_SH_1, whole genome shotgun sequence genomic DNA contains:
- the LOC123465894 gene encoding neuroblastoma breakpoint family member 6-like, whose amino-acid sequence MRENGVPQDTLDEYYLTYSVLPDLSDSFWPYRSNAVFSAEDVDVSYARDVTKNLADLEDEEDQDIISSSVEQLVLEENEVQPDSLDECYLAASVGHHLAGSCHP is encoded by the exons ATGAGAGAGAACGGTGTCCCACAGGACACTCTGGATGAATACTATCTGACCTACTCGGTTCTTCCTGACCTGTCAGACTCCTTCTGGCCCTATAGGAGCAACGCCGTCTTCTCAGCTGAGGACGTGGATGTCTCTTATGCCCGGGATGTAACCA AAAATCTCGCTGATCTTGAGGACGAGGAAGATCAAGACATCATCTCTTCTAG TGTGGAGCAGCTGGTGCTAGAAGAGAATGAAGTCCAGCCGGACTCACTGGATGAATGTTATCTGGCTGCTTCTGTTGGCCATCATCTGGCAGGCTCCTGTCATCCTTAG